From the genome of Oncorhynchus clarkii lewisi isolate Uvic-CL-2024 chromosome 11, UVic_Ocla_1.0, whole genome shotgun sequence, one region includes:
- the LOC139420705 gene encoding coagulation factor XIII A chain-like isoform X2, translating to MLGYQFDAPFVFAKGAVKMKRPLRKPREPRRCICDTTTSRRSQRRDPNVEMTLEIPQEPVKRGKNFQMAVVFRNLSEDTRTIHGFLVGSTIYYTNIQRAQFMQDIFDVTMKPHGE from the exons ATGCTTGGCTATCAATTTGATGCCCCGTTTGTGTTTGCTAAG GGAGCAGTAAAGATGAAGAGACCATTAAGAAAGCCGAGAGAACCTAGAAGATGCATATGCGATACGACGACCAGCAGGAGATCCCAGAGGAGAGATCCCAACGTGGAGATGACGCTGGAGATCCCGCAGGAGCCGGTGAAGCGTGGCAAGAACTTCCAGATGGCTGTGGTCTTCAGGAACCTGAGTGAAGACACACGCACCATCCATGGCTTCCTGGTCGGCTCCACAATCTACTACACCAACATCCAAAGGGCTCAGTTCATGCAGGACATCTTTGATGTCACAATGAAACCCCATGGAGAGTGA
- the LOC139420705 gene encoding coagulation factor XIII A chain-like isoform X1, producing MCKKVVTKSVGGNYYEPMDEPMDITQITNTQKGAVKMKRPLRKPREPRRCICDTTTSRRSQRRDPNVEMTLEIPQEPVKRGKNFQMAVVFRNLSEDTRTIHGFLVGSTIYYTNIQRAQFMQDIFDVTMKPHGE from the exons ATGTGCAAGAAAGTAGTGACGAAGTCCGTTGGTGGAAACTATTATGAGCCAATGGATGAGCCAATGGACATTACACAGATTACAAATACGCAGAAG GGAGCAGTAAAGATGAAGAGACCATTAAGAAAGCCGAGAGAACCTAGAAGATGCATATGCGATACGACGACCAGCAGGAGATCCCAGAGGAGAGATCCCAACGTGGAGATGACGCTGGAGATCCCGCAGGAGCCGGTGAAGCGTGGCAAGAACTTCCAGATGGCTGTGGTCTTCAGGAACCTGAGTGAAGACACACGCACCATCCATGGCTTCCTGGTCGGCTCCACAATCTACTACACCAACATCCAAAGGGCTCAGTTCATGCAGGACATCTTTGATGTCACAATGAAACCCCATGGAGAGTGA